A single Tenacibaculum sp. 190524A02b DNA region contains:
- a CDS encoding cytochrome-c peroxidase, whose product MKKIILLLSVCFLFSCKKEEIYTEVKLVFEKPSNFPEPYYDLNSNPITEKGFELGKKLFYEGKLSSDGVVSCGFCHQQKFAFTHHGHQFSHGVEDRKGKRNAQPIQNMAFQKQFSWDGAAFHLDLFPIIPITNPDEMDESVTNVLNKLREDASYRELFTQAFDDGQITADNTFKAMSQFMIMMVSADSKYDKYVRGEKGGVFSDKEKKGLKLFKDKCASCHSSDLFTDDSFRNNGLPINSSINDLGRMTVTLLEEDKFKFKVPSLRNVELTAPYMHDGRFGSLESVLNFYENGVRETENLDPILKKKDGTLGVALNKQEKEDIISFLKTLTDEKFITDKRFAE is encoded by the coding sequence ATGAAAAAAATAATACTACTACTCAGTGTTTGTTTTTTGTTTAGTTGTAAGAAAGAAGAAATATACACTGAAGTAAAATTAGTGTTTGAGAAGCCAAGTAATTTTCCAGAACCATATTATGATTTGAATTCAAATCCAATTACAGAAAAAGGATTTGAATTAGGAAAAAAGCTTTTTTATGAAGGTAAGTTATCTTCCGATGGCGTAGTGTCTTGTGGTTTTTGCCACCAGCAAAAGTTTGCTTTTACACATCACGGACATCAATTTAGTCATGGTGTTGAAGATAGAAAAGGAAAAAGAAATGCACAGCCAATTCAAAATATGGCATTTCAAAAACAATTTTCTTGGGATGGAGCAGCTTTTCATTTAGATCTTTTTCCAATAATTCCTATTACAAACCCTGATGAAATGGATGAATCTGTAACGAATGTTCTTAATAAATTGAGAGAAGATGCTAGTTACAGAGAATTATTTACTCAAGCATTTGACGATGGACAGATAACTGCTGATAATACTTTTAAAGCAATGTCTCAATTTATGATCATGATGGTTTCAGCTGATAGTAAGTACGACAAGTATGTTCGAGGAGAAAAGGGAGGTGTCTTTTCTGACAAAGAAAAAAAAGGGTTAAAATTATTTAAAGATAAATGTGCTTCCTGTCATTCTTCAGATTTGTTTACAGATGACTCTTTTAGAAATAATGGTTTACCAATTAACTCAAGTATCAATGATTTGGGAAGGATGACCGTAACTTTATTAGAAGAGGATAAATTTAAGTTTAAAGTGCCAAGTTTAAGAAATGTTGAGTTAACGGCACCCTATATGCATGATGGAAGATTTGGCTCTTTAGAATCTGTATTGAATTTTTATGAAAATGGAGTTCGAGAAACGGAAAATTTAGACCCGATACTTAAAAAGAAGGATGGAACACTGGGGGTAGCATTAAATAAACAAGAAAAAGAGGATATAATTTCTTTTTTAAAAACATTAACAGATGAAAAGTTTATTACAGATAAAAGATTTGCTGAATAA
- a CDS encoding transporter: protein MKSLLQIKDLLNKENLIVVVMLFYVTVSFANDPFPKYYKWFLEDCDACGCSNNGGSLGLGGVVDNNFIGVRYLHQKYQSKDGIFDNSPLINEYFNTIQVWSRIPVLKEKLELQVFVPYHFHSRDYIDKTTAINGLGDLSFLVNYTVLNAKNGNYNELKDKVSSSNHLLKIGAGLKLPTGNYNEAINNSINPSFQLGTGSFDVVTNLQYVYKYNDLGVTNYLNYYLKTTNNKSYKFGNQFNFNSTFFYVLKDDKNHNFVPSFGVSGEFYEENKVFNLPVKNTNGYVLFSSIGAEYNTESLTFGVLAMYPIQQKLAQGAINVEYRSSVYLNYNF, encoded by the coding sequence ATGAAAAGTTTATTACAGATAAAAGATTTGCTGAATAAAGAGAATTTAATAGTAGTTGTTATGCTTTTTTACGTTACTGTTTCCTTTGCTAACGACCCTTTTCCAAAGTACTATAAATGGTTTTTGGAAGATTGTGATGCCTGTGGCTGTAGTAATAACGGAGGAAGTTTAGGTTTAGGCGGAGTTGTAGATAATAATTTTATAGGAGTTAGGTATTTACATCAAAAGTATCAATCAAAAGATGGAATATTTGATAATTCACCATTAATTAACGAGTATTTTAATACCATTCAAGTATGGTCTAGAATACCTGTATTAAAAGAGAAATTGGAACTGCAAGTTTTTGTTCCTTATCATTTTCATTCGAGAGATTATATTGATAAAACTACAGCTATTAATGGATTAGGAGACTTGTCTTTTTTAGTTAATTATACAGTTTTAAATGCTAAAAACGGAAACTATAACGAGCTAAAAGATAAAGTAAGTTCATCAAATCACTTACTAAAAATAGGAGCAGGATTAAAATTGCCTACAGGGAATTATAATGAAGCGATAAATAATTCTATAAATCCAAGTTTTCAATTAGGTACAGGGAGTTTTGATGTGGTAACTAATCTTCAATATGTGTATAAATACAATGACTTAGGAGTTACTAATTACCTTAATTATTACCTAAAAACAACTAATAACAAATCATACAAGTTTGGAAACCAATTTAACTTTAATAGCACATTTTTTTATGTTTTAAAAGATGATAAGAATCATAATTTTGTGCCTTCTTTTGGGGTTTCTGGAGAGTTTTATGAGGAGAATAAAGTGTTTAATCTACCTGTGAAAAACACAAATGGATACGTATTATTTTCAAGTATTGGAGCTGAATATAATACGGAAAGTTTAACGTTCGGGGTATTAGCAATGTATCCTATTCAACAAAAACTAGCACAAGGTGCTATTAATGTGGAATATAGATCGAGTGTCTATTTAAATTATAATTTTTAA
- a CDS encoding TonB-dependent receptor: MKNNYILIIAIFIITITSNAQSIFKGKVVDSKNKPLIGATIISNKEKKKGTITDNEGSFSLWLKKGEVTVSMVGYETKHIILNPKKITIITLSVATENLEEIVVSASREVQQRKEVPASIGLLTASQIEETKAFGVEQLVNQVPGVFMSTSKASSNEQHFMATRSPISTKSLFLYIEDGLPIRPVAVFNHNALLEMNNTTFNRVEVLKGPASSIYGSEAIGGSFNFITKNPKKDFGGSVSVQANDLGFTRYELEASTTVNEKYGFYVGGHHARRDNGVVGHSDYEKTAISFKNVNDFSENLKWVNSFTLIDYRSDMSGSISEKNYSDGDYKSNQTFTQREAKAFRFRSSLDKAWNEKNKTSFNFLYRNNEMNQIPSYRVRQNRTNGVLNGTGKGEVNSNKFQSYVGLIQHKMNFNFANASLILGATTDFSPQTYEAENIDVIVDVNTAQNTGYSVKNGDYILKYEADIFNHAGYAQFEISPLEKIKVTGALRYDAFTYDYNNLDKGNSGVSDTRISYENFAPKLGVNLNISKNSGVYSNYSKGFTPPQVGTLFRNGKNKTGEAFSLNPAKFHNYEIGGYFIVPSKLKVDLAIYQLDGIDRLISIRDDNGNFVQKNAGKTRSTGIELGVRYNLLDNLYVNYSGSYATHKYLSFFDNNVDYSNTDMQTAPNYIANTTLTYKPLTNLLLAIEHEQVSKYNTSFEGQAIIGVDGSGNDILGTSIYAGHHVFNFRVNFEWKNFEIWGQALNVFNKLYAVRASYSRWDKANTYSIGNPRAFHFGVKYKF, from the coding sequence ATGAAAAATAACTATATACTAATTATAGCAATTTTTATAATTACAATAACATCCAATGCACAATCCATTTTTAAAGGGAAGGTAGTAGATTCGAAAAATAAACCATTAATTGGAGCAACAATAATATCTAATAAAGAAAAAAAGAAAGGAACCATAACAGATAATGAAGGGAGTTTTTCTTTATGGTTAAAAAAAGGAGAAGTAACAGTGTCAATGGTTGGATATGAAACAAAACATATAATTTTAAATCCAAAAAAAATAACAATCATTACCTTAAGTGTTGCCACTGAAAATCTAGAAGAAATTGTAGTATCGGCAAGTAGGGAAGTGCAGCAAAGAAAAGAAGTTCCAGCTTCAATAGGTTTATTAACTGCTAGTCAGATAGAAGAAACAAAAGCATTTGGTGTTGAGCAATTGGTAAATCAAGTGCCAGGTGTTTTTATGAGTACGTCAAAAGCTTCAAGTAATGAACAACATTTTATGGCAACAAGATCGCCTATATCAACCAAATCATTGTTTTTATATATTGAAGATGGTTTACCTATAAGACCCGTGGCTGTGTTTAATCATAATGCTTTATTAGAAATGAATAATACTACTTTCAATAGAGTTGAGGTTTTAAAAGGTCCAGCGTCTAGTATTTATGGAAGTGAAGCTATTGGAGGAAGTTTTAATTTTATTACAAAGAATCCTAAAAAAGATTTTGGAGGGTCTGTGAGTGTGCAAGCTAATGATTTAGGTTTTACTAGATATGAATTAGAAGCATCTACTACTGTCAACGAAAAATATGGATTTTATGTGGGAGGACACCATGCGAGAAGAGATAATGGAGTAGTAGGACATTCTGATTATGAGAAAACGGCAATATCATTTAAAAATGTAAATGACTTTTCAGAAAATTTAAAATGGGTAAATAGTTTTACACTTATAGATTATCGTTCGGATATGTCAGGTTCTATTTCAGAGAAAAATTATTCAGACGGAGACTATAAGAGCAATCAAACTTTTACACAACGTGAAGCTAAAGCTTTTAGATTTAGATCATCATTAGATAAAGCATGGAATGAAAAAAATAAAACATCATTTAATTTCTTGTATCGAAATAATGAAATGAATCAAATTCCTTCATATAGAGTAAGACAAAATAGAACAAATGGAGTTTTAAATGGAACGGGAAAAGGAGAAGTTAATTCCAATAAATTTCAGAGTTATGTTGGGTTAATTCAGCATAAAATGAATTTTAATTTTGCCAATGCAAGTTTGATTTTAGGAGCTACCACTGATTTTTCTCCCCAAACTTATGAGGCAGAGAATATTGATGTAATTGTTGATGTTAATACTGCTCAAAATACGGGTTATTCAGTGAAAAATGGAGATTATATATTAAAATATGAGGCAGATATTTTTAACCACGCTGGTTATGCTCAATTTGAAATATCGCCATTAGAAAAAATAAAAGTTACAGGAGCATTACGTTATGATGCTTTTACCTATGATTATAATAATTTAGATAAAGGGAATTCAGGAGTTAGTGATACTAGAATTTCATATGAAAATTTTGCTCCTAAATTAGGGGTGAACTTAAATATATCTAAAAATTCAGGAGTGTATTCAAATTACTCTAAGGGATTTACACCACCACAAGTTGGAACATTGTTTAGAAATGGTAAGAATAAAACTGGAGAAGCATTTAGTTTAAACCCAGCAAAGTTTCATAATTATGAAATAGGAGGGTATTTTATAGTGCCGTCTAAATTAAAAGTTGATTTGGCGATTTATCAATTAGATGGAATTGACCGATTAATTTCTATTAGAGATGATAATGGGAATTTTGTGCAAAAGAATGCAGGTAAAACGCGTTCAACTGGAATTGAATTAGGGGTTAGGTATAATTTGTTAGATAATTTATATGTAAACTACAGTGGTAGTTATGCTACACACAAATATTTATCTTTTTTTGACAATAATGTAGACTATTCAAATACAGACATGCAAACGGCTCCAAATTATATTGCAAATACAACATTAACTTATAAACCATTAACTAATTTATTATTGGCTATAGAGCATGAGCAAGTAAGTAAATACAATACAAGTTTTGAAGGTCAAGCAATTATTGGTGTCGATGGTTCGGGTAATGATATTTTAGGCACTTCAATTTATGCAGGACATCATGTGTTTAATTTTAGAGTTAATTTTGAATGGAAAAACTTTGAGATTTGGGGGCAAGCATTGAATGTTTTTAATAAGTTGTATGCTGTCAGAGCTTCTTATAGTAGATGGGATAAAGCAAATACGTATAGTATAGGTAACCCTAGGGCATTTCATTTTGGGGTAAAATATAAATTTTAA